Below is a genomic region from Gadus chalcogrammus isolate NIFS_2021 chromosome 19, NIFS_Gcha_1.0, whole genome shotgun sequence.
TatgttaaaggggtgatattatgccaccacgtgtgagtgggattagccttTAGAAACCGTTTCAAATTTGCCATTTCCCGTGTTTGAGTGACAGCACAAGACTAGAAAAAATAATACTAGAtttatgctggatagatcaatctaccagcctacccagtggactgtagcaaatgttgctaaTCTATACATatgcatctaggtggacactcccacttgtccATCAGTGCTGGTTCTGCTACGTCCAGGCGTACAAGTGGTGTTTATTGAGACAAATACGACAATACATTAATCAAGTATGATACTAAATGTGTTCTTGTCTGAGACACATAATGTTAATGACAGGAAGTGTAACAGTGTTGTTGATATTTAAAAGGGATGGTGTTTACTTACTTCGTTCGATGTCCAGGATCTCACTTGGATAGatttccacctccaccttcccgTCTGACTCATCCTTGCAGAGCCAGCGATGGCTGGGGAACATGTACTGCTTCCCGTGGACTGGGACAGAGATCACAACACTGTCCAGGAACCAACCAGCACGCAGCCCTTCGTTGGTGTGGCCAATAAGGAAGCGGTTGATCTATGAGACATCATGGATGGCCATTCTTTAGGTTAATCAAACAGGGGACAGAGTGGAAGCTCCGATGCTTTAGCTTCTATGCACCCCATATCTGGAACAAACCCTTCCAGTCCAGAACTCCATTCTGGTCTGCCTCAACACTTCACACTTTTACATCATGGCACAAAACGTTTATGTTTCTTGCAGGAGTTTGTTGGAGTTTGTCTGCACtggtttgtttattatttaaacgTCTTATACCAGGATCGtctttaattaatttaaatttGAATGATTGTCatttaaataaaagtgtattcaaATGTGATTCCTATGGAGCCCCTCTGGGGTCAGAAGATAAAGAAAAAGTGTCCATTAGAGACGCAGTCAATTCTTTAAGGTAAGACTGATTTGATCTTGAATCTTTGGCAAAAGTCTATTTTAGTTTAAGGCATAGACCACACAAACATCAAACTTTGTCAGCTGTTTTCTTACCttcaaaaataaatccatattCTCGAGGCACCATAGGTTTTAACTCAGAGACGGATTTTTCCGAAATAATGTAAAAGATGTGTTTGAGCCTATAGACGGAGGGCTGTCTTATCCATTCATTTTGGTATTGGGATCAGGACAGGATCtacaatgtgtatttttttctaatCTATCATTTTCAAAGTCAGGAAACGCCTTGGTCTGCATTTGAGCAGAGGTTATGTTCtactgctgttgtttgtgtgggggtctgACTTGCTAGCTGGCTTTGCTCTGCTTTGTTGGTCACCCTTGACTACAAAGGTTGCGGTACGTGCTTCACGACCTGGTGTAATGGATTTAATTCACCATCCTCTACGGACAGGTATTCCGTTAAACAAGCCGGATACTGGGAGGATTGTGAGACTTCAGTTCAGTGGAGCACGCGCCTGGGTTCAACTGGAGAAAAGGTGGACTCTCCCTCCTTTCATTCTATAATTCGCACTCTTCCACTTTCATATGTGGTCCTAAATCAGATAGATCAGATGAACCAATTCATGCAACTTTTGATGTCACTATAGATATTCGACACAATTCTCTGCtgatgagagagagtgaataCAAACATGTCATGGCTGCGATGGAGGGAGTCATTGGATGATGGATGAGGATTAATAAGGCTTGCAGTGTGTGAAGATCATCCCTTTGACGCCACCTGGATCCCACCCTGAATTGGACGTACCACCAATAATTGGGATTGATTATATTGCAGATACTTTTTGGAGACTATATATATCATTCCCTATCTCAAATATCTCTGAATGACTCTAATGCTTTAAATTTGTAGTATAGTCTGCTTTGTTTTTTCGTCCTGTCCTCCACAAACTCTGCCCCAGACACGTTTTTCTCTGAGTTTGAGCAGTTCTTTATATTTCTGTTAAAACACCATACCGTTCCAATGTCGAAGGTTTCTACTGTGAAGATGTCAGTGCGGGCTGTCTCGTAGTAGTTGCTGAGGTCATTTTCTGAGACCATCAGCATCATCTTGCACGTGTCTCCCTTTTCCCCGTACATCTTCACAAACACCTTGGAGTCAGAGCTGGCCCCATTGATGCTGCCTGTCTTGATTGCGATCTGGTAGTTAACATCTGgttcaaacaaacagaaaacacccATTTACTGACCGACGGGACCTAAGCACTGTGCACCTCATGTGGACAGAGCTGCTAAAGGAGAGGATTGATGACTGGATGCTGTTGATGTGACAGTAGTATTACAACCGTTATTCCATGCTTGAATAGTTCCTGTCATATTGTTTAACAGCTATTATTCATCAGATGTCCAGAGTGCACTCACTGAAGAGACGCAGGCCCTCTCCAGCAGGAACTAACTCACGGATAATCTGGCCGTCGTCTTCATTACGATCCAACCACCTGAAAGGAAATAGGATTTGGATTATATCTGTGCTGAATTAACAAACTGCATTGTAGGGCTGTCCTGAATAAGTTATTTCAAGTTGCAGAAGTATTAGCACTAATCAATCACCCTGAGAAAAATCACACAAGATGGAGCAGCATAATATGAAAACATCCTGTTCtattcatgtttatttcaaTTACCAACCGTTATTATTACTAGGTAGGAGCTTTTGGTCTATATTTTCCTGGTTCAAACATGAagagcactcaccgcattttctgcaggaaatgcattttctagttattattaaCATTTTCCTTTCTTATTATTGACTAGgctatatatatcaatatattggcctatatattgatttttttttttaacgcatCCAAATATATCATCTTCCAAAAGTAAAATGTATTACTTATATGTTCATGTCAAATATATACTATAATTTCTTACATTTctcaaaaaattaaaataaagaaaaaacattcatgaaaatatgtatatatcatCTCACTATTGATATATTTTAGCATCAAAATTATAATTTCATTCAGAAATTCCCTaaaaaagaattaaaaaaaacaaaaacgaataaataaataacaactaaataaataaacgattAACACCCAATGAAAATCAAACACCTTCATCCTTGTACCCTGTGAGAATCATTTCCTTTAACGTATTTTTGAATTGTATTATGTTTGGACATTGCTTGAGCTCTTCTTTAAACCTATTCCACAATTTTACCCcacagacagaaatacaaaaaCTTTTTCTGGTTGTACGCACCTTGTTTGGAAATGTAACAGTTCGGAATTATAAGTTACAGATGTTTGTGAATGTTTTAGTTATTCCTTCAATCCCTTTTTACCACTTTTTTTTACCACTTTTTTCTTACCACATCTATCTCATCACATTCATTCGATTTTTTACCCTTACAATTCAaaacaatatcaacaatttCCCTTTGTCCACTGCTGTGAGAAACATTGAGAACTCATTTCTACTAATACATTTTTCCATATTTAGCTTGGATGTCCCTTGATCAGGATTTTTTCCTGCTAGGTCCGGaccaatatttacaaaaaactGGTTAaagcagttgtgtgtgtgcttgcacagGGCGTGTATGATGCGTCAGTGCAGTAGTACTGGAGTAGTAGTGCTTGTAGTTAGTGCATGCTGTATGCTGCCCCTGCTTGCTACTCTCTGCTTTCAGCTACTGCCGTCGGCTAGCCCTCTTTGCAGGGGGTGAAAAGAGGAGCCGAGTGCGTAAGTCTCCTCCTGCTGATACACAGCCTCTCTACCGCCAAGACTCCTACAGTGCCTCCTCGTGGCCACACACGGTAACTGGTACCTTGCGGTTCCAGGCTAAACTGGTGGAGATCTCGGAGCAGCAGTGGGCCCCAGTGACACGGTGTGCAGGCCCGCCAGTATGCGGACACGCCCTGGCACCTGTCAACCACTGTCCCAGCTATGGGTAAATAGTGAGCAGATGGGGCTCTGCCATGGTAGGCCACCCATCTAGGAGAAGGTCACTCCGAACAAAAACCACAGGCGTTGCTCGCGCCTGGCTCCGCACCGTATACCACCTGAAGGTGTGCAGCAAGGGCGGACGAAGGCATTAAGCCTGAAACGGCCAGAGTAGGGCTGTGAGGAGTTGCGCCCCACAGTCTTTAATAATGTGCAATGTATAGCTTCCATGGAGACACAAGACATCGATAATCCTATACTTCCAGCGGCGGGAGTCCGCAGGAGCCACGCAGCGGACGGTGGTGCTGGTCCTCCTCCGGGGGGACACTATGACGACTGGACCCCAAACCCTCTCCAACGGGGAGGGAGGGTTCAGTCTGACCACAGCCCAATGTCCAATGCACTCTTGCGCTGTAGAAGGCCACTTATTATGGCAACCTACAACGCAAACACAGTGAGGGAAGAGGCGAGGTTGGAAGAACTAGCGCACTGTGCCGAGGATAGGGGAGTGGAGATCCTGGCAGTCCAGGAGCATAGGAGAGTACACACAGACCAGACAATTAACTATCGCAGAGTGGGGGGACGCACGTTCATCACCTCATCTGCATGGCGTAATGATGCCCAGGCAGCAACGGGTGGCGTGGGACTCATGGTGAGCCCCCGAGCACGAAAGGCCCTCCGTAGGGTGCACCCGCACACCAACAGGATCCTTAGTGCCGATTTCGAGGGTAACCCAGTAACAACGGTCATGAGTGTATACTCTCCCACCAACGTAGCACCGATCGAGGAAGTTGAAAAGTTCTACGATGACCTAAGAACAGCGATCCACCATGTGCCGGCTCACAACTTCCTCATAATCCTGGGGGACTTCAACGCGAGACTCGGACCGGAAGACGCACCGTTCACGTACCACACCAATACCAACCGCAACGGAGAACATCTAGCTGCCCTTCTTACGGAACATGAACTACTGGCCGCCAACACCTTGTTCCGTAAGAGAATGGGCAAGAGATGGACATTCCAGGACCGAGCCAGCAGTATGCGACGTCAGCTGGACTACATACTGgtaaggaggaagtggaggaagtCCATCCTAAATGCAGAGTCCTACAGCACGTTCGATTCTGTAGGCTCCGATCACCGTGTGGTCGCCACGAGGCTGCGCCTGAGCCTAAGGGTCCCCAAGAGCGCCCCGAGAGCCCGGCCCGACTGGGAGGCCTTCGCGGGAAGCCCTGAACTCCAGGCCAAATACACAGCGGAGGTGAGAGCCCGCCTACATCTGGCCGAGGAAGGGGAGCCAACGGCCTACGAGCGGTTCCTATCCGCCAACGAAGAGGCAACCAGGAAATGGGTGCCAACAAAGGGGAGACATAGAGCCTCTCCTAGGTCCAAACACCCGGAGGTTGTGCGAGCGCGGACACTGGTGGAAGAGGCACGCAGAAGCTTTGAGAGAGTGGGGACCGCAGAGAGTAGGGAGGAGCTGAACAGCGCCAAACAGCAGCTGTTCAGCACCTACGACAGGATCAAAGGGGAAGAATTGATGGAGAAGGTGAAGAAGGTGGAGGCAGAACATGGCAAACAGAGATACAAGGAGTCATGGAAGGTCATAAACGAGATGAGTGGGCGCAAGAAGACGAGAGAGGGACAGCTAGCAGGCTGCAGCCCAGAGGAGAGAGTGACCTCCTGGTTCACCCACTTCCGGGATCTCCTAGGCACCCACCCAACAGTGGACGGAGCTGAGGAAGAGATACCTGCAGTCCTCACAAACCTCAACATTGACGATGGCCCCTTTACAGCTACGGAGTTTGCCACAGTGAAGTCCACCCTGAAGCAAGGAAAAAGTGCTGGGCCGGACGGTATCCCCCCAGAGGTCCCTAAACACTGCGATCTCGATAACATCATACTGGAGATCTGCAACCAGGCTCTGATAGAAAACATCAAACCCGATATATGGTCCCTCTCTAATATCATCCCGGTGCCCAAGTCTGGAGATCTGGCTAAGCCGGACAATTATCGTGGCATTAGCCTGACCTGTGTCATAGCGAAGATGTACAACCGCATGATACTAAACCGGATTAGGGACGCCATTGACCCACACCTGAGGGACAACCAAAATGGCTTCAGAAAGGGAAGGACCACCGTAGGCCAGATCCTGGCCTTAAGGAGAATCATTGAGGAAGTGAAGAGGAACAATTTGACAGCGGTGCTATGTTTCATTGACTTCAAAAAAGCATTTGACTCAATAAACAGAAGCATGATGCTGAAAATCCTTAAAGCTTACGGGGTCCCCCCGAATCTACTCCGGGCCACAGAGGCCATGTACAAGGGCACAAGAGCCAAGGTGGTAACCCCAGATGGCATCAGCGAGGAGTTCGACATTCTGGCAGGGGTGCAGCAGGGGGATACTCTTGCCCCCTTCCTCTTTATCATAGCCCTTGACTACGCGCTCAGGAAAGCCATCAACGGGCGGGAGCAGGAGCTGGGCTTCACAATCACACCAAGGAAGTCTAGAAGAAGCCCTGCTGTAGCCCTGGCAGACCTAGACTACGCAGATGACATCTGCCTGGTGTCTGACCGCGTGGAGCAGGCACAGGAACTCCTGAACAGAGTAGAGGTGGAATGTGCTAAGGTTGGCCTCAGACTGAACATAAAGAAGACTAAGGTAATCACCTATAACATCTGCACAGACCATCTGCCGATTACAACATCAGAAGGCAGCTCTTTGCAAGAGGTCAATGACTTCAAGTACCTGGGTTCCTGGGTAAACTCCACAGAACAAGACCTTAAGGTCAGGAAGGCAATGGCGTGGAGAGCCCTGAATGTTATGTCAAGCGTGTGGCGCTCAAATCTTCCCCGTCGCATAAAGCTGAGCCTATTTCATGCCACTGTGGAGTCCGTCCTCCTGTATGGCTGCGAAAGCTGGACCCTGACGCCCACCCTGCAGAAGTCCTTGGATGGGTGCTACACCAGGATGCTACGAGCAGTGCTGAATGTAGACCAGAATGCCCACATTACCAACAAGGATCTGTACGGGCGGCTGCCGAGGCTCAGCCAGAAGGTAGCATCCAGGAGGATGAAGCTGGCCGGCCACTGCCACAGACATCGGGAGCTCCCGGCCAGCAGGCTGGTCCTGTGGGAACCAACGCGCGGGCATCGATCGCGAGGACGTTCCGCGCTAACGTACGTGGACGTGCTTAAGAAAGATGCGGGAGCTGAAAGTTCTTCGGAGCTGGCCGGGTGTATGGAGAACCGAGAGGATTGGAGACTCCGATGGAAGCTCGTCTGAGgacgaccgagagagagagttgcctTATAAAATTTCCATCAAcagtgtatttttctttttacaggcATTTTGTAGACCCTTCGTGATCCATGAAAATTGAGAGCATTTAATTTTTCTTGTAGATTGTGTTATTGGacagtttttattttataatgtttTGAATATTCTGAGAAATCCTTGATATGCACTGTTAATGCCTATTTTCTCATACATTTCATTCCAGTTCTGTGCCAGCAGTTCATTTTTAAAAGCAATCATCCATTCTTCCGATCTAACTCGtctgtattctttatttttgaCTGGCTTATTGTTCTTATAGTTCCTGTCATAAACTGTAAAAACTGGTAGGTGGTCGGTTATATCGTTTATCAATAGTCCGTTAGTGTACTTTTTTCAATGTCGTTAGTGAATATATTGTCTATGAGAGTGGCACAATGTGATGTGATTCTGCTAGGTGGTAATGATGGGATAGTAGGTCATGCTGTACATTGTGTTTATAAATTCATCTgtcattttgtgtttatttggatTAAGAAGGTCAGTATTGAAGACTCCACAAATGACAATGGTTTTGTTACCCTTTTTGGAGAAAATGTATTCCATCCAGTCTTTAAGAACCTCAATATTAGAGCCAGGTGCACTATATAAACAACTAATGACCAGatttgtaatttgtaatttATTCTTTGCAGATTTCTATTGATATGCATTCCAAAACGTTGTCCACTACTGTGGCCATACTGTCCAGCACCTTGAAGTTTAATGTCTTGTCCACATATATGGctactcctcctcatcctttaTTTTGTCTATTTATATAACTAAGTTCATAAACATCCATGTCGAAGTCCAGTTCTCTGTCCTTATTGATCCAGGTTTCAGATATTGCGATGATATTGTATGGTTGTGAAAATATATCTAAGTATTCTCTGATAGAAGTGAAGTTTGCGTACAGGCTTCTGCTGTTGAACTGAATAATTGACAATTTGCCATTGGTCTTAATGCTCCAGTTGAACTGCTCCCCAGTGTAATAGTGGCAGTTGTTGTTGATGGAAGAGAAAAAAATGTTGTTCTATTTCGTGCTCCAAGTCCAGTGCATTATGATCTgtgtattcaaatgtttttagttCCAGAGTGTCATTATTCCTAATCCCCTGAGTTATGTGGCTATTGTCTACAGATGCATTTGAGTGAATACTTTGAGTTTGGGTCATTGTTAAGTGTTGTTTTTTACCTTATGATCCAGCTCATGCATGCTGCTCACTGGTATTTATCCAGTTCCTCAATGTGCTTGACGACCAACACTTTCGCCTCCTCGGGTGAACCATTTAGCTTAATGAATATTTTGCAATTTGCAGTCCAAGTGTTCTGAATTTTCCTCTGCTTCTTCAAATTGCGAGCCATTCTGGCTATGTCGGCGTTGTGTTTACTGAGATGCTCGTTCAGGAACACATTACTTTCTTTCAGCGTCCTCCCCTGTCTCAGCAGCGCGGTCTTGTGTTTGCGGTTAACAAACCTGACGATGACCGCCGGATTGTCGCTGGTTGTTCTCCTGGGCAGTTGATGATGTTGATTAGGCATTGTCTGCCTTCTTGGACTGTacatatatgtttattttatcactGGGATATTTGGATGAAACTAAACATGACCTTCTAGCTGCAATTTTGTAAATATGGATAGTGATAAAAGAAAATGATTACCTTACTGATAAGGTAATTTTTTTCCCCAAAAAAGGAAACCTTCAAATACTGAATTTGGATACGTACTTGAAGTAGAAGAGCCCAATATAAGGGCTCGGCCCTACCGCATTTGGTCAATTTAAGTTTTCTAATAATTGGTAATGAAATGTAAATGGATGAACCCCAGTCGACTTAATCAACCCACATTTCTTACTGCTTCAAAATGATTTGGTTTGCAGAGAAAAATGTACGATAATCTCAATGTCAGATCGCAAAGAGTGATTTCCGAGCCAGGCTGTTCTCagcaataattattatttatttatacctcatTTCTAATGAGCaaaataatctatattgaaTGAAATTGTGAGCACAGGATTCTTTCTAATAAGAAACGATATCTCTTTTAGTACAATTCTTCATTCCACATTCCTGCAGGTACAGAAAACTGGATTGTGAAGGTAAGGGGAACACAACAGAACCTTTACTTCAAAAGACTGCAGACAGCCACGGCCGGGACGGGAAGAGTTGCTTTCCAGACGTAACTGAGCACCTTTGCCTTGTGGTTTGGCTCCAGTTACTGGATGAGAACGAGCTggctggcggtggtggtgtgttTAGTCGCTATTTGTAATGGGAAGCTGCTGCCTTACCCGCCTAACAACTTAAGCGCAGGCCATTGGAGATGAGGCCAGTGGTAAGCTGGCAACACTGCCTCCAAAGCACTTAGAGCGAAGAGCCATG
It encodes:
- the LOC130372179 gene encoding uncharacterized protein LOC130372179 — encoded protein: METQDIDNPILPAAGVRRSHAADGGAGPPPGGHYDDWTPNPLQRGGRVQSDHSPMSNALLRCRRPLIMATYNANTVREEARLEELAHCAEDRGVEILAVQEHRRVHTDQTINYRRVGGRTFITSSAWRNDAQAATGGVGLMVSPRARKALRRVHPHTNRILSADFEGNPVTTVMSVYSPTNVAPIEEVEKFYDDLRTAIHHVPAHNFLIILGDFNARLGPEDAPFTYHTNTNRNGEHLAALLTEHELLAANTLFRKRMGKRWTFQDRASSMRRQLDYILVRRKWRKSILNAESYSTFDSVGSDHRVVATRLRLSLRVPKSAPRARPDWEAFAGSPELQAKYTAEVRARLHLAEEGEPTAYERFLSANEEATRKWVPTKGRHRASPRSKHPEVVRARTLVEEARRSFERVGTAESREELNSAKQQLFSTYDRIKGEELMEKVKKVEAEHGKQRYKESWKVINEMSGRKKTREGQLAGCSPEERVTSWFTHFRDLLGTHPTVDGAEEEIPAVLTNLNIDDGPFTATEFATVKSTLKQGKSAGPDGIPPEVPKHCDLDNIILEICNQALIENIKPDIWSLSNIIPVPKSGDLAKPDNYRGISLTCVIAKMYNRMILNRIRDAIDPHLRDNQNGFRKGRTTVGQILALRRIIEEVKRNNLTAVLCFIDFKKAFDSINRSMMLKILKAYGVPPNLLRATEAMYKGTRAKVVTPDGISEEFDILAGVQQGDTLAPFLFIIALDYALRKAINGREQELGFTITPRKSRRSPAVALADLDYADDICLVSDRVEQAQELLNRVEVECAKVGLRLNIKKTKVITYNICTDHLPITTSEGSSLQEVNDFKYLGSWVNSTEQDLKVRKAMAWRALNVMSSVWRSNLPRRIKLSLFHATVESVLLYGCESWTLTPTLQKSLDGCYTRMLRAVLNVDQNAHITNKDLYGRLPRLSQKVASRRMKLAGHCHRHRELPASRLVLWEPTRGHRSRGRSALTYVDVLKKDAGAESSSELAGCMENREDWRLRWKLV